The following is a genomic window from Prevotella sp. E13-17.
TTCCAGGTGTGAATATGGTATTGTTCTTGCGCCCCACAGAATCTTCAACCATCTTTATTCAGCAGTTGGGGCGTGGATTGCGAAAGTATGACAACAAGGACTATATCCCAGTTGTGGACTTTATTGGTAACAACTATAAACGCAGCGCGCAGATTGCACTGGCTTTGGGTGGCTTGGCTCAAAAGTTTGTCATGGAAAAACGACTGTTGGTGGCATTGGTAAGGGATGATTTCAAACCTTTAGGATTAGAGCAATATGGCGTGGAAATCAATATTGACAGTCTATCGAAGGAAGAAATTTTGAACTATGTAGAGAACGAGAATTTCTATAGTCTCAAATACATGAAGCAAGACTACAACAACTTCAAAAAGTACATCAATTCTCCCACATATCCCAAACACATGGACTATCTGAACAGTGACAGCGCTCCAGACCTGCTAAAGTTCATGCAGATTAAGATAGGCAACAAGAAAACGAACTCCTACTATGGTTTTTTGAAAGGCATTGAGGAAGAGAATTTGGTGGAGTTCAACGCTGAGCAAGAAAATGTCATCAACTATTTGTCAGGGCTGTTGCAACTAGTACGTCCCCATGACTATTTGATTTGCAAATTCCTGTTAGAAGGCGATAGCAGTATTAGTTTGATAGAAGAAAAGGTCAAGAATGAAGTCCAAAATTATAATGAGGTAGAATTTTTCCACGCATTGAAATATTTGGCAAAGAGCCATACAGTTATTGCTGATGGCGATACGCTCAGCTTGGGATGTGAACTAAACAATGAGTTTAATAATTATCTGGTAGATCTTCTCGAATATGGCTTAACCAAATATAAAGCTGACTATGCTAATAATACTGGAATGTTTCTTCTTTGGAACGACTACAGGTATGACCAGGTCCAGATAAAAAGGTGTATTAATCCAGGTTATACAGCTGTTGGTACTTATTATGGTGCAGAAGGTGATGTGTATATTTTCGCTTCCATCAAAAAGGATGTTGCAGAAGGAATGGAACATCTGAACTACAAAGATAAGTTCCTCGAACCTTCAGTTTTCCAATGGGAATGTAAGGCCAACATAAGCGATGGCGAGTTGAATAAACTAAAGACGAGCAAATACACCCATTTATTTATTCGTAAAGTAGAAAGTGAAAACGGCATCACCCTACCATTTACATACGTTGGTATTGGCCATTTGGATAATCCAAGGCAATCTCAGAATGAAGAACGTAAACGTGCTTTTATCTTCGATATCCACATGGAAGAAGAGTTACCTGACTATCTACAATACGATTTTGGTTTGACAAATTAAGAAAAAGACTATGATTATACAATTGACATACAGACGGACTGGCAGGTTGTCGATGCGCATCGTTAAGAATGGCGATGTGCACGTGTTTGCTCCTATCGGTATGTCAAAAGAAGAAATAGAAGCTTTTATCAGCCAGCATCAGGAATGGATTGTTGAGGCAAGAAAGAAGACAGCTGAGCGACAGAAGCAGCGAATTGACTTCTTCAATCAACTACCATTGACCACGAAGCCTCAAAAGGTAGAGGCAACGGAAAAAGTAAGAGCGTTGATTGAGCCTCTGATAGAACATTATACGGAGGTTATTGGTGTCATACCGTCCTTTATCCGTTATAAGCCGATGATATCTCGTTGGGGTATGTGCAACGTGAAAGAACGTAGCATCTGCTTTTCTACATATCTGCTGTTGCTTCCAAATAGGTGTGTCGAGCATGTCGTGGTTCACGAACTATGTCACTTGTTAGAACCTAGCCATAATGTCCGTTTCCATGCTTTGATGGACAAATACTATCCAAAGTGGAGGGACGCACGAAAGGAAACTCGCAGGATAGTGAAGGGTGAACATGTCTGTAAATAATCTATTAGAGAAATATGAAACATGTTGAAGTCGTAGCAGCGATAATCCGCAAAGGTGATAAGATATTCGCTACTCAGCGAGGATACGGCGAGTGGAAGGACTGGTGGGAGTTTCCTGGCGGAAAGATGGAGGCTGGGGAGACACCAGAAGAAGCGCTCGTGAGGGAGATTCACGAGGAACTATCTGCAGAGATCAGCGTGGATGAATTCCTCTGCACGGTGGAATATGACTACCCTAAATTCCATTTGACCATGCATTGCTATCTTTGTTCACTGATGACAGATTCTCTACATCTGAATGAACATGAGGCAGCTAGGTGGTTGTCAAGAGACGAGTTGGATAGCGTCAAGTGGCTACCAGCGGATGTGAAAGTGGTGGAATTGCTTAAATCAAGAATACAATAAAAGAGCGAGATGAATATTCATAATATCAAGCAAGTATTAAAAGCTTATTTCGGTTACGACTCCTTCCGCCCTTTGCAGGAAGAGATTATTAATCATGTGCTCCAGCGAAAGGATGCGCTGGTGCTGATGCCTACTGGGGGAGGTAAATCGATATGTTTCCAAATACCAGCCTTGATGATGGAAGGTACGGCTATAGTGGTTTCACCACTTATCTCGCTGATGAAGGACCAGGTGGAGGCATTGCGAGCCAATGGCATTGCAGCAGAAGCTCTGAACAGCGCCAACGATGAGATAGCCAATCGGCAAATTGCAGAACGATGCCTACGGGGTGACATTAAGCTGCTGTATATCTCACCAGAACGGCTGATGACGGAATTGAGGTGGATGCAAACCATGCTGAAAGTATCGCTCTTTGCCATTGACGAAGCACATTGCATTTCTCAATGGGGACACGACTTTAGACCCGAATACATGCAGTTAGGTAATTTGCATGAACTTTTCCCCAATGTGCCTATTATGGCTCTTACAGCAACTGCTGACAAGATAACCAAAGCCGACATTATTACACAGCTACACCTCAAGGAACCGAAAATCTTTATCAGCTCGTTTGACCGCCCGAATCTGAGTTTAGATGTTAGAAGAGGATATGCAGCCAAAGAGAAATTTCGCACGATACTGAGTTTAATTTATCGTCATCGAGGAGAGAGTGGTATCATCTATTGTCTGGCAAAGAAAACCACGGAGAAGGTTGCTGAAAAACTTAAGAAAGAAGGAGTATCGGTGGGCATTTATCATGCGGGACTGCCGACAAATGAACGGAATCGTGTACAAGAGGATTTTATCAATGACCGCATCCAGGTGGTCTGTGCAACAATTGCTTTTGGAATGGGAATTGACAAGAGCAATGTGCGCTTCGTTGTTCACTATAACCTTCCCAAGAGCATTGAGAACTACTATCAGGAGATAGGACGTGGTGGTCGCGATGGACTGCCTTGTGAAACAATCTTGTTTTATAACTTACAGGATATTATCACTCTACGCCGTTTCGCAGAGGAAAGTGGTCAACGGGAAATCAACATGGAAAAACTGCAGCGTATGCAGGATTATGCTGAAGCTCAGGTCTGTCGTCGACGTATTCTGCTGAACTATTTTGGAGAGATAAGCGACAAGGGCTGCGGAAACTGTGATGCCTGCCATACTCCGCCATCTACATTCGATGGAACAGAACTTGTTCAAAAGGCTCTTTCGGCCATACTCAGGACGGGTGAGCAAGTAGGATTCACGTTGACTATCGACATACTGCATGGAAACTTCTCACCAGAAGTCGTATCACGTGGCTATGCACAAATCAAAACATTTGCAGCTGGAAGGGATGTGCCGTTGAGAGACTGGCACGACTATCTGCTTCAAATGTTGCAGATGGGATTCATCGAAATTGCCTACAATGAAGACAACCATCTGCATGTTACTCAACTTGGCCAAGATGTAGTTCATGGGAAAGCTAAAGTACAGCTGGTGGTTATCAGCCGTGAAGACTATAGCGTAATAGCCCGCCGTAGTCGGATGATGGAAGAACAAGTCTCGACAGTTACCAATAGTGGCCAAAGTGAGAACATGGAGTTATTTGAGCGATTGAAGGTGCTGAGAAAAGAAATAGCCGATGATATTAATTGTCCTGCATTTGTTGTGATGTCTGACAAGACGCTCCATGCGCTGGCTACCGATATGCCCACAACACTTCCCTCCTTCGGCAACACCTTTGGTATAGGTGAACACAAGCGAGACACCTACGGTGAGCGATTTATTGCAGTTATTAAGCAATTTGCGCCAGCAAAGGAAGAATTTTCTGCCAAGGATGAAACTATTACAACTGTTTTGACAGAAGATCCCAAAGAAGATAAAGGAGGAGTACGCGATACTACCGAGTGTTCCGTGGTGGGCACCAAGAAAAAGCCAAAGAATCGGATAACGATACAGGGAAAAACGTTTGATGTTGACTTGGAAATTTGGGATTCGATAGAATGGCGTAAGGTTTTGAAGGAGATAACGGAGAAGGCTTATTGGAATTATAAGGGGAACCTTGTCATCCGTCTGAGTGATTATGTGGCTCCAGAGGCGATGCAACGTGAGCGGATTATCGCTACGCTCGGCCATCTTTTGAAAGAAGGATATGGTTTGAATGTTGATGAGCAGGCTTGTGTTGTGAGGATTGCTCAGAAATATGATTACGATAGAGATGGGCAAATAGTTGAGTTCCCATCAGGTTCCTTCTTTGAGATTCTTTCTCGTTTCCGCTTGTTTGTGATTCAAAACAAACGCTTCCCCTTCATGGATGGTGACCATGATGAGATTGCACTAAGGAAGTGGCATAGGGAAATTGGACATGGACTGATGGCGATTACAGATGAAGAAAAGATTCTATTCGATAATCTGAGTACGGAGTTTGCCGACATTCCTAGGAATAGAGGTCAATTAGAAAAGTTAGAAGAAAAAAACTCTGCTATCCTAACGGATGAAGTGTCTGTTGACCAAGAGGAAGAAATCGAAGAAGCAGAGATAGATAAAGATTTAGATGACCGTTCTAACTCAAAGAGTAAAAAGGCTCTCCCGCAAACCGTACAAGACACTTTTGAGCTTGCCAAACAAGGATATACTCTTGAGACAATTGCACGGAAGCGCGAGTTGTCAGCTTATACTATCTCAGAACATCTTTCGATTCTTATTATGCACGGATTAGTAGATGTGTTCGATTTCGTAGACCGCTATACATACACGCTGATTTCTAGCGTTATTCAAGATTTGCCCAAGGGCGCAACGTCGAAAAAAGTAAAGAGTAGGTGCCCTGAAGGGATTAAACGAAACACCATCCGAATGGTGATGGCCGACCTAAAAAGAAAACAACAGGATACAGAATAATAGGAACAGCAACGAAAACGTTATAAGAATATATGACTCAAGATACAAACAGCATCCCAAAACTTTAATCTCCATTTGAGAAACAGAGAGATGTTGCGTGCTTCTGACTATCGGCTCTTTTCCTGTTGCAGCAAGCCTTTCAGCTTTCCATTCTGCAATACGTGCATCAACTTTTTCCTTGATGCAGACCGATTGATCTACTGGAGCAATGACACCTCCCTTGCGTACCTCGAAGTTGAGATGCGCACGACTCTTGTTGTAATTACGTTCAGGGTCATCAAGTTTACATTCCCATCGGGACTCATCCCATTTGCGCTGATGTTCTGCGCTGAGTGCTGGAGTCATCTTCATTTTGCTGACTTCGAGCATTGCTTTTTTACCTGTAGGCATAATGTTTTGCTGATTAATGTAAATACGATAAGTGTTCATTCCTGCCAGAGCTTGCTCTTTCACAAGGCAGACACCCCCCCTCGGAGAGCCTAACAGCCAAGTGTGCTTGGCGTATTAGGCTTTTATCCTATTAGATATTTGTATGTTACTGTAATATAATTACTTGCAATAGGCTTATATAATTACAGGTAGCAAACAAGTAACATTTCAAAGAATGTTTTATGACTGCGTTATATTCTCCACACAACTGATTTATGCATCCGTGTAATGGAGAAGAATGTGGATGCCGTTAATCAAATGTAAGGACTGTGCGTATAGTTTTTCCTTTGAGAAATTCGGCTTTGGATCATTGAGAATTTCGGAAAAATTCATATTGCCGAGCAAAATAAAGCCAAATTACCGAAAAATATTTGGCCAAATTACCGAATATAAATAAAAAAGTGGGTCACTGTATAACCGCGTGGATTAACTGAAAATCTTGACCAGTCTGAAGATGAAGAATTTCTTGTCAATAACACCTCTTAGCTGAGCCCTGAAGTCCTTGATTTTTGCATTGAGCGGTCCTGCCGATGCATTGGTCGACCTGTTGACAAAGTAGTTGAGGATTTCATCCTCTCTGTCGTACATGGCTGCGGCTATGTCATTGAAGGCTTTGTTATCAAACTCGCTCACTTTGGCGTACCACTTCTTGATGCTCTTACGCCCGGCTTCCTTGTCGCACTTCTGGGCAAAGATCATCCTCAGAGAGTGTGTCAGGCTGTACGCCGTCTCTATGTCAGGGTACAGTTCAAAGAGTATCTCCGCACGTTCCCTTTGGTTTGGAGTCCACTTCTCGGGTGACACCATCAGCAGGTACTTACTGCGCATGAGCAGCTCGGCCTTTGTCTCGTTGTTCTTCAGCCTCTCAGGATGGTATGCGGCATTGCTATGGATTGGCTTGCCTTCTGCATCTTCCCAGGTCTTGAAACCACTGATGGGACCCGTCCGCTTGAAGCCGTTCAAGCGTCCACCCTCCTTGTATGAACGCTCGAAATTATCGCCATTGATGTGATAGTCTTTCTCAAACGAACGGGCCGTTATAGGGAGCGTCTCCAAACGCTTCTTTAAAAAATCCGCCAGTTCCTTTGAACAGCGGGTGGATTCCTGTATGAAGTCAAACTCAGACATGACATTGTGGTTTTCTGTGTCAAGCCAGCGACGGCGACGCACATGCAACAGAACCTCCAGCCCACGAATAGGAAAGTCATGGAAGGTCTTGGCAGGAGTAAAGCCGTTAGGACGCAAATCTTCACGATTGTCTGGCGTCAGATTATTGGCTTTCTCCTTCGGACCGCCGAGCTAAACCTTCTCGTCAAGATACAGATGGATAATGTTCACAGGACTCACCTCTGACTGTGTGTCCTGTGTGGCGGCATTCTCCTTGGGCTTCACCTCAACATTGGTCAGCTCAAACCATTCCAACATGTGGGTTGGCAACAAGCATTTGGCAAGTATTTCGTATTGTGGATTCATTGTGATATTTCGTTTCTTGCAAGAACGAAAAACATCACGGTTTTAGTGTACGCTCACACGTGGTTATGCAGGTGACCCATATTTACGGTAAAAATCCGAAAATCGGCAGAAAACTACAAAGTTTAACTAAAAGTAAAATCCCGCATAACTACTTGAGTTATACGGGATTTCTATAATTGCTTGTTGTTTGCTTATCAAACTTACTTGACTTCGTCGAATAAAGGCTGCGCCTCGGCTATGCTCATGCAAGCATGGCATTGCTCTCGGCTTGCACTTTACTTCACCTCCTCAAAGTCGGCATCCTGGATGTCGTCTTGAGAGTTGCCGCCAGCCTGCTGCTGTTGCTGCTGAGCCTGGTCGGCACCGGGCTGAGGACCAGCCTGCTGGTACATCTTCTGAGAAGCTGACTGCATCACCTGATTGAGGTTGTTCATGGCTGTGTCGATGGCTGCTACGTCGCCTGCCTTGTGGGCTTCCTTCAGCTGATTAACAGCAGCCTCGACGTTGGCCTTGTCGGCACCAAGCTTGTCACCATTCTCGTTGAGGAAGGTCTCGGTCTGGAAAATCATGGAGTCAGCCTGGTTCATCTTGTCGATGCGCTCACGCTCCTTCTTATCGTTCTCGGCGTTGGCCTCGGCCTCTGCCTTCATGCGGTTGATCTCGTCCTGTGACAGACCAGATGAAGCCTCGATGCGGATAGCCTGCTCTTTGCCTGTAGCCTTATCCTTGGCTGATACCTTTACGATACCGTTGGCGTCGATGTCGAAGGTTACCTCAATCTGAGGTACACCACGACGGGCGGGGGCGATGCCGGTGAGGTTGAACTGGCCAAGGCTCTTGTTCTGAGCAGCCATAGGACGCTCACCTTGCAGCACGTGGATGGTCACCTCGGTCTGGTTGTCGGCAGCGGTAGAGAACACCTGACTCTGCTTGCAGGGGATAGTGGTGTTGGCCTCAATCAGCTTGGTCATTACGCCACCGAGTGTCTCGATACCCAAGGTCAGAGGAGTAACGTCGAGCAGCACGATGTCCTGACCGGTCTCCTGATTGAGAATTGCACCCTGGATGGCAGCACCTACAGCAACGACCTCGTCGGGGTTAACACCCTTTGATGGCTCTTTGCCGAAATAGTTCTTTACGAGGGCCTGCACAGCGGGGATACGGCTTGAACCACCCACGAGGATGACCTCGTCGATATCGCTGGTAGAGATGCCTGCGTCGCGAACGGCGTTCTGGCAAGGAACCAAACAAGCCTGAATCAGGTTGTGGGCCAGTTGCTCAAACTTAGCACGTGTCAGTGTCTTAACCAAGTGCTTGGGAACACCGCCAACGGGCATGATGTAGGGGAGGTTAATCTCCGTTGAAGTGGTGCTCGATAGCTCGATCTTAGCCTTCTCGGCAGCTTCCTTCAGACGCTGCATTGCCATAGGATCACTCTTCAGGTCAGCACCCTCGTCGTTCTTGAACTCCTGTACCAGCCAGTCGATGATCACCTGGTCGAAGTCGTCACCACCCAGGTGAGTATCACCATTGGTAGAGAGCACCTCGAATACACCGCCACCGAAGTCAAGGATGGAGATATCGAATGTTCCGCCACCGAGGTCGAACACGGCAATCTTCATATCCTTGTTGGTCTTGTCGATACCATAAGCCAAGGCTGCGGCTGTAGGCTCATTCACGATACGGCGTACGTTGAGACCAGCGATCTGACCAGCCTCCTTTGTGGCCTGACGCTGAGAGTCAGAGAAGTAGGCAGGCACGGTGATGACAGCTTCTGTCACCTCCTGTCCGAGATAGTCCTCAGCAGTCTTCTTCATCTTCTGAAGCACCATGGCAGAAATCTCCTGAGGTGTGTACTTACGGCCGTCGATATCTACACGAGGATAGCCACCCTCGTTAACTACAGAGAATGGTACGCGAGCAATTTCCTTCTCGGTCTGCTGCCATGTCTCACCCATGAAACGCTTAATAGAATAAACGGTGTTTTTAGGGTTAGTGATAGCCTGACGCTTGGCAGGGTCGCCAATCTTGCGTTCGCCACCCTCGACGAAACCTACTACAGAAGGTGTCGTGCGCTTGCCCTCGCTATTTGCGATAACGACAGGCTCATTGCCTTCAAATACTGATACACACGAGTTTGTTGTACCTAAGTCAATACCAATAATCTTTCCCATAATATATAATTTTTATTTGTTATTACTTTGAAATGTCACTAAGGATAATGCAAAGGCTATGCCAAAAACATATTTTTTATTGAGAAACATATATTTATTGCGCCATTTTGGCATAAGTATGAAAAGTTTTGTTTAATTTTGCATGCGTAATAAAAAAGTAAGAAACAATGAAAAAATCTTTCTTTCTGGTGCTGATGTCAGCCCTTTTAGGGATGAATGTAGAAGCACAAAACAAGTATATCGTTAAAACAAAGGGTGCCCAGAAGATTGTCAATCAACGGATGGATACCTCTAATGAAGATGAGAACGAGAAACAGGATGTTATTAGTCGTAACTTCAGTTTCAGAGATTTGTGCAGTTGGCAGAAAGGTATGCGTTTCATGGTGATTCCTGAGAAGAAGGATTTGATAATCAAGACCTTTGCCGACTCTCTGACCGGTAATATGGTGAGCAGTAATTTGCTGAAATACAAGATCATGGTTTATAAGGGACATGATAAGGTTGGTGGTCTGAATGAGCATATTAATTTTATGTGTGAAGATGATGGCAAGACTTACTATTATGAAATTCCATCATATTCGTTTGACGATTATTGCTTTAGCAGACAAGGTGTTCCAACATTGGCTTATTTAGATGATGTGGATAAGGCCATAGAACTCTTTAAAGGCAAGAAGCTGCGTACCAAAGCCAGTAGCTATTATGTTGATTCTGAAGTAGATACCAATGGCGTAGAACTGATTACAGACGTGCCTGTCGGTACAGAGGTGACGGTAAAGGCCGTTGGCGTGGGAACCCGCAGCTATCCTGTCAAGATTATCGTGGCAGACAAACGTGGCAGAGAGTTTTTCCAGAATGTTGCAATCAGTCGCACCAACAGTGGCATGCGCGATTCCGAGTTTGGTGCTTCGCAGGTGATTCCTCACACGTTTGATGGCAGTTTTGAACTAATCAACGACAATATGTCAGTTGATAAGGAATATAGCGAATATCGGGGTAAGGTCGTTTATACGCTTCGGCGTACAGATATGACAGATAGTCAGAAACTGCGTGTCAGGGTGGCCCGTCTGTCTGTCTTCACCATTTCTGATGTTCAAAAGATGCCCAACTCAAAATATGTCAGATTGACATTGACGGGCACTGGTTCTGGCAGTAAATACTATAAATTGGTGTCAATGAATGGCGATAGCAATGTCACGTGGGATGCTGACACCGATGCGCCGCAAGAGGATGTCTATTCGAATCTTTTTGCAGAAGGTGACCCATCGAAGTTTCCTGGTATCCGCAAAAAGAACTATATGGACATACAGAAGGGAATCGTGCGTAAGGGCTTCACGGAGCAAGAGGTAAAACTGGCTTTGGGCGAACCCGATGTGAAGGGCAATGCCAAAAATGGAGTCTTCACTTATACGTATAATTCTACCCCCAGTCAGTCGCGTAGTGAGGTCTTTTTCGATGCAGCGACAAAGAAGGTGCTTCGAATCATTAAGTAGTTTTTCTCTTATATGATAAAAAAAACAGATGGCAATTATTTT
Proteins encoded in this region:
- a CDS encoding (deoxy)nucleoside triphosphate pyrophosphohydrolase — its product is MKHVEVVAAIIRKGDKIFATQRGYGEWKDWWEFPGGKMEAGETPEEALVREIHEELSAEISVDEFLCTVEYDYPKFHLTMHCYLCSLMTDSLHLNEHEAARWLSRDELDSVKWLPADVKVVELLKSRIQ
- a CDS encoding helix-turn-helix domain-containing protein, with product MAITDEEKILFDNLSTEFADIPRNRGQLEKLEEKNSAILTDEVSVDQEEEIEEAEIDKDLDDRSNSKSKKALPQTVQDTFELAKQGYTLETIARKRELSAYTISEHLSILIMHGLVDVFDFVDRYTYTLISSVIQDLPKGATSKKVKSRCPEGIKRNTIRMVMADLKRKQQDTE
- a CDS encoding M48 family metallopeptidase; the encoded protein is MIIQLTYRRTGRLSMRIVKNGDVHVFAPIGMSKEEIEAFISQHQEWIVEARKKTAERQKQRIDFFNQLPLTTKPQKVEATEKVRALIEPLIEHYTEVIGVIPSFIRYKPMISRWGMCNVKERSICFSTYLLLLPNRCVEHVVVHELCHLLEPSHNVRFHALMDKYYPKWRDARKETRRIVKGEHVCK
- a CDS encoding transposase — protein: MRPNGFTPAKTFHDFPIRGLEVLLHVRRRRWLDTENHNVMSEFDFIQESTRCSKELADFLKKRLETLPITARSFEKDYHINGDNFERSYKEGGRLNGFKRTGPISGFKTWEDAEGKPIHSNAAYHPERLKNNETKAELLMRSKYLLMVSPEKWTPNQRERAEILFELYPDIETAYSLTHSLRMIFAQKCDKEAGRKSIKKWYAKVSEFDNKAFNDIAAAMYDREDEILNYFVNRSTNASAGPLNAKIKDFRAQLRGVIDKKFFIFRLVKIFS
- the dnaK gene encoding molecular chaperone DnaK, which produces MGKIIGIDLGTTNSCVSVFEGNEPVVIANSEGKRTTPSVVGFVEGGERKIGDPAKRQAITNPKNTVYSIKRFMGETWQQTEKEIARVPFSVVNEGGYPRVDIDGRKYTPQEISAMVLQKMKKTAEDYLGQEVTEAVITVPAYFSDSQRQATKEAGQIAGLNVRRIVNEPTAAALAYGIDKTNKDMKIAVFDLGGGTFDISILDFGGGVFEVLSTNGDTHLGGDDFDQVIIDWLVQEFKNDEGADLKSDPMAMQRLKEAAEKAKIELSSTTSTEINLPYIMPVGGVPKHLVKTLTRAKFEQLAHNLIQACLVPCQNAVRDAGISTSDIDEVILVGGSSRIPAVQALVKNYFGKEPSKGVNPDEVVAVGAAIQGAILNQETGQDIVLLDVTPLTLGIETLGGVMTKLIEANTTIPCKQSQVFSTAADNQTEVTIHVLQGERPMAAQNKSLGQFNLTGIAPARRGVPQIEVTFDIDANGIVKVSAKDKATGKEQAIRIEASSGLSQDEINRMKAEAEANAENDKKERERIDKMNQADSMIFQTETFLNENGDKLGADKANVEAAVNQLKEAHKAGDVAAIDTAMNNLNQVMQSASQKMYQQAGPQPGADQAQQQQQQAGGNSQDDIQDADFEEVK